A stretch of the Microtus ochrogaster isolate Prairie Vole_2 chromosome X, MicOch1.0, whole genome shotgun sequence genome encodes the following:
- the Zmym3 gene encoding zinc finger MYM-type protein 3 isoform X3, whose product MDPSDFPSPFDPLTLPEKPLAGDLPVDMEFGEDLLESQTAPTRGWAPPGDGLTGKEIEKPPERVQKRSERVRRAEPPKPEVVDSTESIPVSDEDSDAMVDDPNDEDFVPFRPRRSPRMSLRSSMAQRAGRSSMGTKMSCAHCRTPLQKGQTAYQRKGLPQLFCSSSCLTTFSKKPLGRKTCTFCKKEIWNTKDSVVVQTGSGGSFQEFCTSVCLSLYEAQQQRPIPQSGDPADATRCSICQKTGEVLHEVSNGSVVHRLCSDSCFSKFRANKGLKTNCCDQCGAYIYARPGSLGPELLFHDGQQKRFCNTTCLGAYKKKNTRVYPCVWCKTLCKNFEMLSHVDRNGKTSLFCSLCCTTSYKVKQAGLTGPPRPCSFCRRSLSDPCYYNKVDRTVYQFCSPSCWTKFQRTSPEGGIHLSCHYCHSLFSGKPEVLEWQDQVFQFCCRDCCEDFKRLRGVVSQCEHCRQEKLLHEKLRFSGVEKSFCSEGCVLLYKQDFTKKLGLCCITCTYCSQTCQRGVAEQLDGSTWDFCSEDCKTKYLLWYCKAARCHACKRQGKLLETIHWRGQIRHFCNQQCLLRFYSQQNQPNLDTQSGPESLLNSQSSESKPQTPSQTKVESNNTVRIPEENGNLGKIPVKTQSVPSVPTPSLPPPPATPRKNKAAMCKPLMQNRGVSCKMEMKSKGSQTEEWKPQVIVLPIPVPIFVPVPMHLYCQKVPVPFSMPIPVPVPMFLPTTLESTEKIVETIEELKVKIPSNPLEADILAMAEMIAEAEELDKASSDLCDLVSNQSAEGLLEDCDLFGTARDDVLAMAVKMANVLDEPGQDLEADFPKNPLDINPSVDFLFDCGLVGPEDVSTEQDLPRAMRKGQKRLMLSESCSRDSLSSQPSCTGLNYSYGVNAWKCWVQSKYANGETSKGDELRFGPKPMRIKEDILACSAAELNYGLAQFVREITRPNGERYEPDSIYYLCLGIQQYLLENNRMVNIFTDLYYLTFVQELNKSLSTWQPTLLPNNTVFSRVEEEHLWECKQLGVYSPFVLLNTLMFFNTKFFGLQTAEEHMQLSFTNVVRQSRKCTTPRGTTKVVSIRYYAPVRQRKGRDTGPGKRKREDETILEQRENRMNPLRCPVKFYEFYLSKCPESLRTRNDVFYLQPERSCIAESPLWYSVIPMDRSMLESMLNRILAVREIYEELGRPGEEDLD is encoded by the exons GAGATGGTCTGACTGGGAAGGAGATTGAGAAGCCGCCTGAgagg GTGCAGAAGAGAAGCGAGCGTGTTAGAAGAGCAGAACCTCCAAAGCCTGAGGTTGTGGATTCCACTGAGAGCA TTCCAGTGTCAGATGAGGATTCTGATGCCATGGTAGATGACCCCAATGATGAGGACTTTGTGCCATTCCGGCCCCGGCGCTCTCCTCGCATGTCCCTGCGCTCAAGTATGGCACAAAGGGCTGGGCGCTCTTCAATGGGCACCAAGATGTCTTGTGCACATTGCCGGACACCACTGCAGAAGGGGCAGACGGCCTATCAGCGCAAGGGGCTGCCTCAgctcttctgttcttcatcttgTCTCACTACTTTCTCCAAGAAGCCTTTGGGCAGAAAGACCTGTACCTTCTGCAAGAA GGAGATCTGGAACACCAAGGACTCAGTTGTGGTACAGACTGGTTCAGGAGGCTCCTTCCAGGAATTctgcacatctgtctgtctgtctctgtatgagGCCCAGCAGCAGCGTCCAATCCCCCAGTCTGGGGATCCTGCCGATGCCACTCGCTGCAGCATATGCCAGAAGACTGGAGAG GTCCTACATGAGGTCAGCAACGGCAGCGTGGTGCATCGACTCTGCAGCGATTCTTGCTTCTCCAAATTCCGAGCCAACAAGGGACTGAAAACCAACTGTTGTGACCAGTGTGGGGCTTACATCTACGCCAGGCCTGGGAGCCTTGGCCCAGAGCTCCTCTTCCATGATGGTCAACAAAAGCGGTTTTGCAACACAACGTGCTTGGGGGCGTACAAGAAG AAAAACACACGTGTGTACCCCTGTGTCTGGTGCAAGACCCTGTGTAAGAACTTTGAGATGCTATCACATGTGGATCGTAATGGCAAGACCAGCTTGTTCTGTTCCCTGTGCTGTACCACTTCTTACAAAGTGAAGCAGGCAGGGCTCACTG GCCCTCCCCGACCCTGCAGCTTCTGCCGCCGCAGCCTCTCTGACCCTTGTTACTACAACAAAGTTGATCGCACAGTCTACCAGTTCTGCAGCCCCAGCTGCTGGACCAAGTTCCAG cgTACTAGCCCTGAGGGGGGCATTCACCTGAGCTGTCACTACTGCCATAGCCTCTTCAGTGGCAAGCCTGAGGTCTTGGAGTGGCAG GACCAGGTCTTCCAGTTCTGCTGCCGTGATTGCTGCGAGGACTTCAAGCGGCTTCGGGGTGTGGTATCCCAGTGTGAGCACTGCCGGCAGGAGAAACTCCTACATGAGAAACTTCGGTTCAGTGGGGTGGAGaaaagcttctgcagtgaag GCTGTGTGCTACTGTACAAACAAGACTTCACTAAGAAACTGGGCTTATGCTGTATCACTTGTACTTACTGCTCCCAAACCTGCCAGCGTGGAGTTGCTGAGCAACTGGATGGCAGCACCTGGGACTTTTGCAGTGAGGACTGTAAGACCAAGTACCTGTTATGGTACTGCAAG GCTGCCCGGTGCCATGCCTGTAAGCGCCAGGGGAAGCTGCTGGAAACCATCCACTGGCGTGGGCAAATCCGTCATTTCTGCAACCAACAGTGTCTGCTGCGCTTCTACAGCCAGCAGAACCAACCCAACTTGGATACCCAGAGTGGGCCAGAAAGCCTCCTGAACA GTCAGTCTTCTGAGTCAAAGCCCCAGACACCCTCTCAAACCAAAGTGGAAAGCAACAACACAGTGAGGATCCCAGAGGAGAATGGGAATTTGGGCAAG ATTCCTGTGAAGACTCAATCAGTTCCAAGTGTGCCCACTCCTTCACTCCCACCACCCCCAGCAACACCCCGTAAAAACAAAGCTGCCATGTGTAAGCCGCTGATGCAGAACCGGGGAGTCTCCTGTAAGATGGAAATGAAGTCCAAAGGAAGTCAAACAG AAGAGTGGAAGCCACAGGTGATCGTGTTGCCCATCCCAGTGCCCATATTTGTGCCAGTGCCTATGCATCTATACTGCCAGAAAGTCCCGGTGCCTTTCTCAATGCCTATCCCG GTTCCTGTGCCCATGTTCTTGCCCACTACCTTGGAGAGCACAGAGAAGATTGTGGAGACCATTGAGGAGCTGAAGGTGAAGATCCCTTCCAACCCCTTGGAGGCTGACATCCTGGCCATGGCGGAAATGATTGCAGAGGCTGAAGAGTTAGACAAGGCCTCTTCTGATCTTTGTG ATCTTGTGAGCAACCAGAGTGCAGAGGGACTTCTGGAAGACTGTGACCTGTTTGGCACAGCTCGAGATGATGTCCTGGCCATGGCTGTTAAGATGGCTAATGTCTTAGATGAGCCTGGGCAAGACTTGGAGGCAGATTTCCCCAAGA ATCCTTTGGACATTAACCCAAGTGTAGACTTCCTCTTTGATTGTGGCCTTGTAGGGCCTGAGGATGTATCTACTGAACAGGACCTTCCTCGAGCCATGAGGAAG GGTCAAAAGAGGCTGATGCTTTCTGAAAGCTGTTCCCGGGACTCTTTGAGCAGCCAGCCTAGTTGTACTGGTCTCAACTATTCATATGGTGTTAATGCTTGGAAGTGCTGGGTCCAGTCAAAATATGCCAATGGAGAAACCAGCAAGGGTGATGAGCTACGCTTTGGTC CCAAACCCATGCGTATCAAAGAGGATATTCTCGCCTGTTCGGCTGCTGAGCTCAACTATGGTCTGGCCCAGTTTGTGAGAGAAATTACTCGACCCAATGGTGAACGATATGAACCCGACAGTATCTACTATCTGTGTCTTGGCATCCAGCAG taTTTGCTGGAAAATAACCGAATGGTGAACATTTTCACGGACCTTTACTACTTGACTTTCGTTCAAGAACTCAACAAGTCTCTGAGTACCTGGCAGCCCACACTCCTTCCCAACA ATACTGTATTCTCCCGTGTGGAGGAAGAACACCTCTGGGAGTGCAAGCAGCTGGGGGTCTATTCTCCCTTTGTCCTTCTCAACACCCTCATGTTCTTCAACACTAAGTTTTTTGGACTGCAGACAGCTGAGGAACACATGCAGCTCTCTTTCACTAATGTGGTACGGCAATCTCGCAAGTGTACCACTCCTCGGGGCACCACAAAGGTGGTGAGCATCCGCTACTATGCCCCAGTCCGACAGAGGAAAGGGCGAG ACACAGGTCCTGGGAAACGGAAGAGGGAAGATGAAACTATCTTAGAGCAACGTGAGAATCGCATGAATCCCCTCCGCTGCCCTGTCAAGTTCTATGAGTTCTATCTCTCAAAATG TCCTGAAAGCCTCAGGACTCGAAATGATGTGTTCTACCTGCAACCTGAGCGCTCCTGCATTGCGGAGTCACCTCTCTGGTATTCTGTGATTCCCATGGACCGAAGCATGTTGGAGAGCATGCTTAATCGCATTCTGGCTGTGCGTGAGATTTATGAGGAACTTGGTCGTCCTGGGGAAGAAGACCTAGACTAA
- the Zmym3 gene encoding zinc finger MYM-type protein 3 isoform X4 yields the protein MDPSDFPSPFDPLTLPEKPLAGDLPVDMEFGEDLLESQTAPTRGWAPPGDGLTGKEIEKPPERKRSERVRRAEPPKPEVVDSTESIPVSDEDSDAMVDDPNDEDFVPFRPRRSPRMSLRSSMAQRAGRSSMGTKMSCAHCRTPLQKGQTAYQRKGLPQLFCSSSCLTTFSKKPLGRKTCTFCKKEIWNTKDSVVVQTGSGGSFQEFCTSVCLSLYEAQQQRPIPQSGDPADATRCSICQKTGEVLHEVSNGSVVHRLCSDSCFSKFRANKGLKTNCCDQCGAYIYARPGSLGPELLFHDGQQKRFCNTTCLGAYKKKNTRVYPCVWCKTLCKNFEMLSHVDRNGKTSLFCSLCCTTSYKVKQAGLTGPPRPCSFCRRSLSDPCYYNKVDRTVYQFCSPSCWTKFQRTSPEGGIHLSCHYCHSLFSGKPEVLEWQDQVFQFCCRDCCEDFKRLRGVVSQCEHCRQEKLLHEKLRFSGVEKSFCSEGCVLLYKQDFTKKLGLCCITCTYCSQTCQRGVAEQLDGSTWDFCSEDCKTKYLLWYCKAARCHACKRQGKLLETIHWRGQIRHFCNQQCLLRFYSQQNQPNLDTQSGPESLLNSQSSESKPQTPSQTKVESNNTVRIPEENGNLGKIPVKTQSVPSVPTPSLPPPPATPRKNKAAMCKPLMQNRGVSCKMEMKSKGSQTEEWKPQVIVLPIPVPIFVPVPMHLYCQKVPVPFSMPIPVPVPMFLPTTLESTEKIVETIEELKVKIPSNPLEADILAMAEMIAEAEELDKASSDLCDLVSNQSAEGLLEDCDLFGTARDDVLAMAVKMANVLDEPGQDLEADFPKNPLDINPSVDFLFDCGLVGPEDVSTEQDLPRAMRKGQKRLMLSESCSRDSLSSQPSCTGLNYSYGVNAWKCWVQSKYANGETSKGDELRFGPKPMRIKEDILACSAAELNYGLAQFVREITRPNGERYEPDSIYYLCLGIQQYLLENNRMVNIFTDLYYLTFVQELNKSLSTWQPTLLPNNTVFSRVEEEHLWECKQLGVYSPFVLLNTLMFFNTKFFGLQTAEEHMQLSFTNVVRQSRKCTTPRGTTKVVSIRYYAPVRQRKGRDTGPGKRKREDETILEQRENRMNPLRCPVKFYEFYLSKCPESLRTRNDVFYLQPERSCIAESPLWYSVIPMDRSMLESMLNRILAVREIYEELGRPGEEDLD from the exons GAGATGGTCTGACTGGGAAGGAGATTGAGAAGCCGCCTGAgagg AAGAGAAGCGAGCGTGTTAGAAGAGCAGAACCTCCAAAGCCTGAGGTTGTGGATTCCACTGAGAGCA TTCCAGTGTCAGATGAGGATTCTGATGCCATGGTAGATGACCCCAATGATGAGGACTTTGTGCCATTCCGGCCCCGGCGCTCTCCTCGCATGTCCCTGCGCTCAAGTATGGCACAAAGGGCTGGGCGCTCTTCAATGGGCACCAAGATGTCTTGTGCACATTGCCGGACACCACTGCAGAAGGGGCAGACGGCCTATCAGCGCAAGGGGCTGCCTCAgctcttctgttcttcatcttgTCTCACTACTTTCTCCAAGAAGCCTTTGGGCAGAAAGACCTGTACCTTCTGCAAGAA GGAGATCTGGAACACCAAGGACTCAGTTGTGGTACAGACTGGTTCAGGAGGCTCCTTCCAGGAATTctgcacatctgtctgtctgtctctgtatgagGCCCAGCAGCAGCGTCCAATCCCCCAGTCTGGGGATCCTGCCGATGCCACTCGCTGCAGCATATGCCAGAAGACTGGAGAG GTCCTACATGAGGTCAGCAACGGCAGCGTGGTGCATCGACTCTGCAGCGATTCTTGCTTCTCCAAATTCCGAGCCAACAAGGGACTGAAAACCAACTGTTGTGACCAGTGTGGGGCTTACATCTACGCCAGGCCTGGGAGCCTTGGCCCAGAGCTCCTCTTCCATGATGGTCAACAAAAGCGGTTTTGCAACACAACGTGCTTGGGGGCGTACAAGAAG AAAAACACACGTGTGTACCCCTGTGTCTGGTGCAAGACCCTGTGTAAGAACTTTGAGATGCTATCACATGTGGATCGTAATGGCAAGACCAGCTTGTTCTGTTCCCTGTGCTGTACCACTTCTTACAAAGTGAAGCAGGCAGGGCTCACTG GCCCTCCCCGACCCTGCAGCTTCTGCCGCCGCAGCCTCTCTGACCCTTGTTACTACAACAAAGTTGATCGCACAGTCTACCAGTTCTGCAGCCCCAGCTGCTGGACCAAGTTCCAG cgTACTAGCCCTGAGGGGGGCATTCACCTGAGCTGTCACTACTGCCATAGCCTCTTCAGTGGCAAGCCTGAGGTCTTGGAGTGGCAG GACCAGGTCTTCCAGTTCTGCTGCCGTGATTGCTGCGAGGACTTCAAGCGGCTTCGGGGTGTGGTATCCCAGTGTGAGCACTGCCGGCAGGAGAAACTCCTACATGAGAAACTTCGGTTCAGTGGGGTGGAGaaaagcttctgcagtgaag GCTGTGTGCTACTGTACAAACAAGACTTCACTAAGAAACTGGGCTTATGCTGTATCACTTGTACTTACTGCTCCCAAACCTGCCAGCGTGGAGTTGCTGAGCAACTGGATGGCAGCACCTGGGACTTTTGCAGTGAGGACTGTAAGACCAAGTACCTGTTATGGTACTGCAAG GCTGCCCGGTGCCATGCCTGTAAGCGCCAGGGGAAGCTGCTGGAAACCATCCACTGGCGTGGGCAAATCCGTCATTTCTGCAACCAACAGTGTCTGCTGCGCTTCTACAGCCAGCAGAACCAACCCAACTTGGATACCCAGAGTGGGCCAGAAAGCCTCCTGAACA GTCAGTCTTCTGAGTCAAAGCCCCAGACACCCTCTCAAACCAAAGTGGAAAGCAACAACACAGTGAGGATCCCAGAGGAGAATGGGAATTTGGGCAAG ATTCCTGTGAAGACTCAATCAGTTCCAAGTGTGCCCACTCCTTCACTCCCACCACCCCCAGCAACACCCCGTAAAAACAAAGCTGCCATGTGTAAGCCGCTGATGCAGAACCGGGGAGTCTCCTGTAAGATGGAAATGAAGTCCAAAGGAAGTCAAACAG AAGAGTGGAAGCCACAGGTGATCGTGTTGCCCATCCCAGTGCCCATATTTGTGCCAGTGCCTATGCATCTATACTGCCAGAAAGTCCCGGTGCCTTTCTCAATGCCTATCCCG GTTCCTGTGCCCATGTTCTTGCCCACTACCTTGGAGAGCACAGAGAAGATTGTGGAGACCATTGAGGAGCTGAAGGTGAAGATCCCTTCCAACCCCTTGGAGGCTGACATCCTGGCCATGGCGGAAATGATTGCAGAGGCTGAAGAGTTAGACAAGGCCTCTTCTGATCTTTGTG ATCTTGTGAGCAACCAGAGTGCAGAGGGACTTCTGGAAGACTGTGACCTGTTTGGCACAGCTCGAGATGATGTCCTGGCCATGGCTGTTAAGATGGCTAATGTCTTAGATGAGCCTGGGCAAGACTTGGAGGCAGATTTCCCCAAGA ATCCTTTGGACATTAACCCAAGTGTAGACTTCCTCTTTGATTGTGGCCTTGTAGGGCCTGAGGATGTATCTACTGAACAGGACCTTCCTCGAGCCATGAGGAAG GGTCAAAAGAGGCTGATGCTTTCTGAAAGCTGTTCCCGGGACTCTTTGAGCAGCCAGCCTAGTTGTACTGGTCTCAACTATTCATATGGTGTTAATGCTTGGAAGTGCTGGGTCCAGTCAAAATATGCCAATGGAGAAACCAGCAAGGGTGATGAGCTACGCTTTGGTC CCAAACCCATGCGTATCAAAGAGGATATTCTCGCCTGTTCGGCTGCTGAGCTCAACTATGGTCTGGCCCAGTTTGTGAGAGAAATTACTCGACCCAATGGTGAACGATATGAACCCGACAGTATCTACTATCTGTGTCTTGGCATCCAGCAG taTTTGCTGGAAAATAACCGAATGGTGAACATTTTCACGGACCTTTACTACTTGACTTTCGTTCAAGAACTCAACAAGTCTCTGAGTACCTGGCAGCCCACACTCCTTCCCAACA ATACTGTATTCTCCCGTGTGGAGGAAGAACACCTCTGGGAGTGCAAGCAGCTGGGGGTCTATTCTCCCTTTGTCCTTCTCAACACCCTCATGTTCTTCAACACTAAGTTTTTTGGACTGCAGACAGCTGAGGAACACATGCAGCTCTCTTTCACTAATGTGGTACGGCAATCTCGCAAGTGTACCACTCCTCGGGGCACCACAAAGGTGGTGAGCATCCGCTACTATGCCCCAGTCCGACAGAGGAAAGGGCGAG ACACAGGTCCTGGGAAACGGAAGAGGGAAGATGAAACTATCTTAGAGCAACGTGAGAATCGCATGAATCCCCTCCGCTGCCCTGTCAAGTTCTATGAGTTCTATCTCTCAAAATG TCCTGAAAGCCTCAGGACTCGAAATGATGTGTTCTACCTGCAACCTGAGCGCTCCTGCATTGCGGAGTCACCTCTCTGGTATTCTGTGATTCCCATGGACCGAAGCATGTTGGAGAGCATGCTTAATCGCATTCTGGCTGTGCGTGAGATTTATGAGGAACTTGGTCGTCCTGGGGAAGAAGACCTAGACTAA
- the Gjb1 gene encoding gap junction beta-1 protein gives MNWTGLYTLLSGVNRHSTAIGRVWLSVIFIFRIMVLVVAAESVWGDEKSSFICNTLQPGCNSVCYDQFFPISHVRLWSLQLILVSTPALLVAMHVAHQQHMEKKMLRLEGLGDPLHLEEVKRHKVHISGTLWWTYIISVVFRLLFEAVFMYVFYLLYPGYAMVRLVKCEAYPCPNTVDCFVSRPTEKTVFTVFMLAASGICIILNVAEVVYLIIRACARRAQRRSNPPSRKGSGFGHRLSPEYKQNEINKLLSEQDGSLKDILRRSPGSGAGLAEKGDRCSAC, from the coding sequence ATGAACTGGACGGGTTTGTACACCTTGCTCAGTGGCGTGAATCGGCATTCTACCGCCATCGGCCGAGTATGGCTGTCGGTCATCTTCATCTTCCGAATCATGGTGCTGGTGGTGGCTGCGGAAAGTGTGTGGGGTGATGAGAAATCTTCTTTCATCTGCAACACCCTCCAGCCTGGCTGCAACAGCGTCTGCTATGACCAGTTTTTCCCCATCTCCCACGTGCGCCTGTGGTCCCTGCAGCTTATCTTGGTTTCCACCCCAGCTCTCCTCGTGGCAATGCACGTGGCTCACCAACAgcacatggaaaagaaaatgctacGACTCGAGGGGCTCGGGGACCCCCTCCACCTGGAAGAGGTGAAGAGGCACAAGGTCCACATCTCAGGGACACTGTGGTGGACCTATATCATCAGCGTGGTGTTCCGGCTGCTGTTCGAGGCAGTCTTCATGTATGTCTTCTATCTACTCTACCCCGGCTATGCCATGGTGCGACTGGTCAAGTGTGAGGCCTACCCCTGCCCCAACACAGTGGACTGCTTTGTGTCCCGCCCCACCGAGAAAACCGTCTTCACTGTCTTTATGCTCGCAGCCTCCGGCATCTGCATTATCCTCAACGTGGCAGAGGTGGTGTACCTCATCATCCGGGCCTGTGCCCGCCGTGCTCAGCGCCGCTCCAATCCGCCCTCCCGCAAGGGCTCGGGCTTCGGCCACCGCCTCTCACCTGAATACAAACAGAATGAGATCAACAAGCTGCTGAGCGAGCAGGATGGCTCTCTGAAAGACATACTGCGCCGCAGCCCTGGTAGCGGGGCCGGGCTGGCTGAGAAGGGTGACCGATGCTCAGCCTGCTGA